From one Ignavibacteria bacterium genomic stretch:
- a CDS encoding DUF1684 domain-containing protein: MALIILFLVLVGCNAEQSMAYDVNSITKFRADKNQAFIEEVWSPIPVEERLDFKGLNYFPVSPTWAVPARYIPETHVDTVQMTTSKDELRTALRIGKFVFTIQGTEYTLWSFKFLEPVAGEVFFIPFKDATCGTDAYELGRYVEVPVSASGQYVIDFNMAYNPYCAYSSNYSCPLVPFYNTLSVPVTAGEKAWH, from the coding sequence ATGGCACTTATCATCCTCTTCCTGGTACTTGTTGGCTGTAATGCCGAACAGTCAATGGCATACGACGTTAATTCAATAACAAAGTTTAGAGCTGACAAGAACCAGGCATTTATCGAGGAAGTATGGAGCCCAATCCCCGTTGAGGAGAGACTTGACTTTAAGGGGCTCAACTACTTCCCTGTCAGCCCCACGTGGGCAGTACCTGCTAGGTATATCCCCGAAACTCATGTTGATACTGTTCAGATGACAACATCAAAGGATGAGCTTCGAACTGCACTTCGTATTGGAAAGTTCGTGTTCACAATTCAGGGTACTGAGTACACTCTGTGGTCTTTCAAGTTTTTAGAACCTGTTGCCGGAGAGGTTTTCTTTATTCCGTTCAAGGATGCTACGTGCGGTACCGACGCATACGAACTTGGCAGATATGTTGAAGTTCCTGTATCTGCCAGCGGACAATATGTGATTGATTTCAACATGGCTTATAATCCATACTGTGCCTATAGCAGTAATTATTCATGTCCGCTAGTCCCATTTTACAACACCCTATCCGTACCTGTCACAGCCGGCGAAAAAGCGTGGCACTAA
- a CDS encoding dCTP deaminase: MILSDAEILSCIKNGTIVIEPFNPECLGSNSYDVHLGSTLATYNQPELDARKHNTITTFEIPESGFVLLPDFLYLGVTQEYTETHNHVPFLEGKSSVGRLGIDIHATAGKGDVGFCNYWTLEISVKIPVRVYAGMPIGQLIYFEVQGSVINPYNRKESAKYTERKPIPVESMMFRNKF, from the coding sequence ATGATTTTATCCGATGCCGAGATCCTATCCTGTATCAAAAACGGAACAATTGTAATTGAGCCGTTTAACCCTGAGTGTCTGGGAAGCAATTCGTACGATGTACATCTGGGCAGTACCCTTGCTACGTACAACCAACCTGAACTCGACGCAAGGAAGCACAACACCATCACTACCTTTGAAATCCCCGAATCCGGTTTTGTTCTGCTTCCTGATTTCCTGTATCTTGGCGTTACCCAGGAATACACCGAAACACATAACCATGTACCCTTTCTCGAAGGCAAGAGCAGTGTAGGTAGGCTGGGCATTGACATTCATGCTACGGCAGGGAAAGGAGACGTAGGGTTTTGCAATTACTGGACGCTTGAGATTAGCGTGAAGATACCCGTTCGGGTATATGCTGGTATGCCTATCGGCCAACTGATTTATTTTGAAGTACAGGGTTCGGTAATTAATCCGTATAATCGAAAAGAATCGGCGAAATATACCGAGCGGAAGCCCATTCCCGTTGAATCTATGATGTTCAGGAATAAATTCTAA
- a CDS encoding SIMPL domain-containing protein (The SIMPL domain is named for its presence in mouse protein SIMPL (signalling molecule that associates with mouse pelle-like kinase). Bacterial member BP26, from Brucella, was shown to assemble into a channel-like structure, while YggE from E. coli has been associated with resistance to oxidative stress.), translated as MNRLIIIAVLLASGCTMAFSQYVDTRRLITVSGEARTDLPPDIAYVTIGVEIDGLDIHKIRTENDAKVRAIIGNVKSAGIPGKDIQTSALSTQPVYNYSTGRQELVTYRMRNSVTITIRDLQKVEQVLSAGLSGGSNILNSLVFASTRADAVRDSLRVEATKNARNRAMAIATAAGASLGHVVTIHAASSGDVPVREYMRSTAQALMAKADTETPVEAGELAMRVSVEAVFEMQ; from the coding sequence ATGAACAGACTCATCATCATTGCCGTATTACTGGCCTCGGGCTGCACCATGGCATTTTCGCAATACGTAGATACCAGACGCTTGATTACTGTTAGCGGCGAGGCCAGAACAGACCTACCGCCCGACATTGCCTACGTTACCATCGGAGTGGAGATAGACGGGCTTGATATTCATAAAATTCGAACCGAAAATGATGCAAAGGTTCGTGCTATCATAGGCAACGTAAAGTCTGCGGGTATTCCCGGAAAAGACATTCAGACGTCAGCGCTGAGTACTCAGCCGGTTTACAACTACAGCACTGGCCGGCAGGAGCTTGTAACCTACAGAATGCGAAACTCCGTAACCATCACAATTCGTGACTTACAAAAAGTTGAGCAAGTGCTCAGTGCCGGCTTGTCTGGTGGCAGCAACATTCTGAACAGCCTGGTGTTTGCCTCCACACGAGCAGATGCCGTGCGTGACAGCCTTCGTGTTGAAGCCACTAAGAATGCCCGAAACCGAGCAATGGCAATCGCAACCGCTGCCGGTGCCTCGTTAGGTCACGTGGTAACCATTCACGCAGCCAGTTCGGGCGACGTACCTGTCCGCGAATACATGAGGTCGACTGCGCAGGCACTCATGGCCAAAGCAGATACCGAAACCCCCGTCGAAGCCGGTGAACTTGCAATGCGCGTCTCCGTTGAGGCGGTCTTCGAAATGCAATAA
- a CDS encoding ABC-F family ATP-binding cassette domain-containing protein — protein sequence MISVQNLEVDLGTRLLFSNVNFLLQHGDRVGLVGRNGSGKSTMLSIIHGDNRPTAGGVHRQNNVRVGLLSQNLTVDTGNTLRETAATAFADVLAIQDRIDNLQHTIGERTDYESTAYLQLIQQLTDAHEQFERRGGLTMHASIERVLTGLGFDAAELDKPLTAFSGGWQMRAELAKLLLSKPDVLLLDEPTNHLDIESVQWLEQFLSEYDGVVVLVSHDRTFLDNVTNRTIEITQARIHDLPVSYSDYEEIREERMEQQRSAALKQAREKAHIQKFIDRFRYKASLATRVQSRIKHLQKMEDIEIDNPDVSSMRFKFPPAPRPGKLVVECVEVHKHYGPKHVLRGINFTLERGEKVAFMGKNGEGKSTLSKIIIQQEQPTGGDVRLGYGVVFGYYAQQQADLLSGQNTVLESVEQVAPPEMRSRVRTLLGAFLFSGDDVNKKVSVLSGGEKSRLALARLLLRPTNLLLLDEPTNHLDMLSKEVLKQALIDYDGAMIVVSHDRDFLDGLTDKVVIFKNGVTREVIGDYEDAYGSVIHVPQQPPSGQPDSPAGQSAKQNRQQSDAHTREEQKARNRERKRLEQRINDIERQVTVQEKTIAECETTLADPELYKDPVLQHKTTQRYETARMLLASLLQEWESTTTILEEMQL from the coding sequence ATGATTTCTGTTCAGAACCTGGAAGTCGATTTAGGAACGCGTTTGTTATTCAGTAACGTGAACTTCCTGTTACAGCATGGTGACAGGGTTGGGCTTGTTGGCAGGAACGGCTCCGGGAAGAGTACTATGCTGTCGATAATTCACGGTGACAACAGGCCTACTGCCGGTGGAGTCCATCGCCAAAACAATGTACGGGTTGGCTTGCTGAGTCAGAACCTTACCGTTGATACAGGCAACACGCTGCGCGAAACTGCAGCTACGGCGTTTGCCGACGTGCTGGCAATTCAGGATCGGATTGATAACCTTCAACACACGATTGGCGAACGTACAGACTACGAGAGTACTGCCTATCTTCAGCTGATTCAGCAGCTCACCGATGCCCATGAACAGTTTGAGCGCCGTGGCGGACTTACCATGCATGCCTCCATCGAACGTGTGCTCACCGGACTCGGCTTTGATGCTGCCGAACTCGACAAGCCCCTTACTGCCTTTTCGGGAGGCTGGCAAATGCGTGCGGAGCTGGCCAAGCTTCTGCTGAGTAAACCTGATGTTTTGCTGTTGGACGAGCCCACAAACCATCTTGATATTGAGTCAGTACAGTGGCTGGAGCAGTTCCTGAGTGAGTACGATGGTGTAGTGGTACTTGTCTCGCACGACAGAACATTTCTTGACAATGTAACCAATCGTACTATCGAAATTACACAAGCCCGCATTCACGACCTGCCCGTATCGTACAGTGACTATGAAGAAATTCGCGAGGAACGAATGGAGCAACAACGTAGCGCTGCATTGAAACAGGCCCGTGAAAAAGCTCACATTCAAAAGTTTATCGACAGGTTCCGGTACAAGGCAAGCCTGGCCACACGCGTCCAAAGCCGCATCAAGCACCTTCAGAAAATGGAAGACATCGAAATCGACAATCCCGACGTCAGCTCGATGCGCTTTAAATTCCCGCCTGCACCTCGCCCCGGTAAACTAGTGGTTGAGTGCGTAGAAGTTCACAAGCACTACGGCCCAAAACACGTGCTGCGAGGAATAAATTTCACACTGGAACGTGGCGAGAAAGTCGCCTTCATGGGTAAGAACGGCGAAGGCAAGAGTACGCTCAGCAAAATCATCATTCAACAGGAGCAACCTACCGGAGGCGATGTGCGACTGGGCTATGGCGTGGTGTTCGGTTACTACGCTCAGCAGCAGGCCGATTTGTTATCCGGACAGAATACCGTGCTTGAGTCAGTTGAACAGGTAGCACCACCGGAAATGCGCTCACGTGTGCGCACTCTGCTCGGCGCCTTCCTGTTTAGCGGCGACGACGTTAATAAAAAAGTGAGCGTTCTCTCGGGTGGCGAGAAAAGCAGATTGGCACTGGCCCGGCTCCTTCTCAGACCTACAAATCTGCTCCTTCTGGACGAACCGACTAACCACCTGGACATGCTTTCGAAAGAGGTGCTGAAGCAGGCTCTGATCGATTACGACGGCGCAATGATTGTAGTAAGTCATGACCGTGATTTTCTTGACGGTCTGACCGACAAAGTGGTCATTTTTAAAAATGGTGTCACCAGAGAAGTGATCGGTGACTACGAAGACGCATACGGCTCAGTCATCCACGTACCACAGCAACCTCCGTCGGGTCAACCAGACAGCCCGGCGGGTCAGAGCGCTAAACAAAACCGACAGCAGTCCGATGCTCATACGCGAGAAGAACAGAAAGCCAGAAACCGTGAGCGCAAACGATTAGAGCAACGAATCAACGATATCGAACGTCAGGTAACCGTACAGGAAAAAACAATCGCCGAGTGCGAGACAACACTGGCTGATCCTGAATTGTACAAAGATCCCGTGCTGCAACACAAAACAACACAGCGCTACGAAACCGCACGAATGTTGCTTGCCTCCCTGCTGCAGGAATGGGAATCAACAACCACAATTTTAGAGGAGATGCAACTATGA